DNA sequence from the Candidatus Fluviicola riflensis genome:
GTTTTCCGTGACTGGGAGCAACGATTCGTTGATCAGCTGGATGAAAAAGATGAAGTTATTTCCTGCGGTGGCGGACTGCCTTGTTTCAATAATCTGTTGGAGAGCTTAAAAGAAAAAGGTCGCGTTGTCTATCTGAAAACGTCGATTGAAACACTTACCCACAGATTGAAAGATGAGCGCGAAGATCGCCCATTGGTTGCCTCAATTCCGGATGAAACATTTACAAAAGAAATTACTGCCCGCTTGTCATCGCGTGAACCCATTTACCTTCAAGCTGATGTGGTCATTGAAACGGATCGAAAAACCGTTGAGGAAATAGTGAACGAGATTGCGGAATTTTAACCGCATAATCCACATAGACAACATACATGTTACTGATTGTTCTGGTTAAGTTTATTCCTCGTCATCCACTCCGAAAAAGTTCAATTGCTGACCACTTTTCTCGCGTTTAAGAAAATAAGCATAAACCGCCGTATGCAGAACCATAATCGCAAAGGCAATTTTGTCGAAAAAGGTAGTATCACCACTGTAATAACCAAAACCCAGCATCACCCACATAAACAAAAGGTACAAGCCACAACCGGTGAAAAAAAAGTAAACAAATCGTTCGTTTTTACGCCAAAGCAGCACTAATCCGATAAAAACCACCAACCAGAAACAAATGGATAATGCGTGAAAAGCTTCCAGGCGGTCAATGAACGCGTTGGGTTCAAATCCGAGCTCTATTCCACGGGCTTCGATCATTTCGGTAACGTCGATTTCTTTTTGGTCTACAATCATTTCCCGCATGCGGATAGCAATAGAGCCAAGTACCGACCAAATAAGAAAGATTGACCAGATCACCAAAGCGAGAAAAAAACTGAATTTGGTGTAATTGTCAGGTGTTTCTTTGCCGAAGATAAAATTACGGATACGGATCAGAAGAGGTAACGGACTGTTTAAGTGTGCCTCAAACTCTTCCCGCAAATTGACTTTTTTTTCTTCTTCTTCCTCCGACATATGGCGAAATTACAAAAATGGTTGGTGAAAAAACGCGGTTGAGTGTTCGCAATATTGCGAACACTCAAATTATCGAATTCGGGAATTTTATTTTTGAACGCCAAACACCGATCAATTCGTAATTTCGCCCCATGATAACCAATAAATTGGGTTCAAAATCCCCGACTTTTCTGGAAGAAACACCATTTTTGGATCATTCACATCCGAAGATCCGGGATTATGTAGCAGAATTTCGTCAATTCACCGATCCGCAGGAACAAGCTACAAAATTGTACCTGAAAGTACGTGATGGATTTTTGTACGATCCATATCACCTCGATTTGCGACCACAGGCACTTGTTTCAAGTTCCATTATCGGAAAAACGCGTGCATGGTGTGTAGAAAAAGCGATTCTTTGTTGTTCGGCTTTACGCGCTTTAGGCATTCCTGCCCGGTTGGGATTCGGAATTGTGAAAAACCATGTTGGAGTCGATAAACTGGTTAGTTACCTGCGCAAAGATGAAATTGTCTTTCACGGTTTTACAGAAGTATTGCTGGATGGAGTCTGGACGAAATGCACTCCCGCATTTGATCGCAGGATTTGCAGGATTAACCGGGTGGAACCGTTGGAGTGGGATGGAACCGCCGATTCGTTATTCCAGGCTTTTCGTGGTGATGAACAATACATGGAATACCTTCATTTTTACGGTTCGTTTGATGATGTTCCCGTTTCGTTGATGCACCGCGAAATGCAGGCACATTACCCTCATTTGTTTGAAACACCTATCGACACGCCCGCTTTTTCTTTCCGATTTGATAGAACCCGGCTGGTCGACTGAATACTTACTGTTGCTGACAGGAATGATTGAGCAGAAACTCCCGGTTCGAGAATGATAAATGTACAATCATCCGTTTGTTCGGTATTTCCTTTCCAGTTTTCAAACTGCTGAATGAGTTTGGAATAAATAATTGCTGTGGGTTCATTGGCATGTCGGATAAACCATTCTCGCAGGAATTTTCGTCCCATTTTCTTTGATTTGATGCCGCCGAACTGATCGACCATTCCATCCGAGAATAAAAATAACCGATCTTTCGGTTGCAGCTGAATTTCGTATTCGTCAAATGAATTGACTTCGAAATAAGTGTAACCAATTGGCATGCGTTGCCCCACGATCTCTACCAATTCACCATCGCGAAGAATCCAAAGCGGAAGTTGAGCTCCCGCAAAAGTGATGGTATGTTGCTGACGATCCCAAGCGAACAAGGCCAGGTCCATTCCGTCGTAACGTTTGTCTTCCTGTGTATTCAAACGCCGGCTCACAAGAGATCGCAAAGCATTAAGTAACTGCGCCGGTTGACGAATTCCAGAACCGATCAATTCATCCAACGCATTCATTCCCATAACGCTCAGCAACGCCCCCGGAACTCCATGTCCAGTACAATCTGCCAATGCAAAATAAAGTGTAGACTGCTCGTGTTCCTGTACTTCTTTCATCCAGTAAAAATCACCACCTACCATGTTTTTAGGTTGGTAATAGATCCAGGCTTCCTGAAAAGACCTCAATAATTTTGCCCTCGATACAAGCAAACTTTGCTGTAAATCCTGCGCATAGCGTAAACTTTCCATCATTTCCAGGTGCTGAAGTTCCAGCTGATGATTTTTGAATTGCAGTGATTTGGTCCGGCGCTCCACACGATCTTCGAGTAACTGCATATCCGAACGGATCTTGCGGGTCAGTTTCAAAAAGTGCAGGGTGATTTTCCCGAAATCATTTCGTGGAATTCGCAGCAATGTATCCTGGTGAAATTGATAATTCGTCGCAATGTAACCGGCCATGGTTTGTTGCAGATTTTTTACCTGCCGTGAAAATTTTCGTGTAAACAAAATTGTGCATCCGATGGCAAAAAATACCATTAATCCGTTGAGAAGTAAAATGGTTTGCTCGGCTGTAGATGAAGCGTCAAGGCTGGCCTTCAATAAACCTGATCGCTGCTTTCTGACACTGTCTTGCAACGCTTCAAAATGGTCGAGCCAATGTTTGTAAAAACCTGTTCTTCCCGGATAAAGCAATTGAAGGTAATCAGTGGACAAACTATCAAAATAAACAGTGTAATTGTCCAGCGCATCGGGCAAGTGAACGTGTTTTTTCCACAGCGTCATTTCCTCTTTAAACCGCTCGGAATAAGCAGGATCGACTCGCATGAGGAAATCTTTTTCGTGTCGCCGTAAACTCAGCAACCGCTCATTGTGCTGCGGATAATCGTTTTCCATTTGATGTGCCAGATTGCGCATTTTACCAATTAATCCCTGGTCTTTGAATCCGATCCGACCTACTTTTTGTAATAATTGTTGTTCCAGTTTTAATAGCTTGCTAAAGGTTGAAACCTCAATTCCGTCATTAAGCGCTGAAAGATTATGTTTTCGCAAAGAAGCATTATTGGACATCGATTTGTTTAAAGTTTTTGTCCAGAATTGTTTATTGAGGTTCAATTGTTGTTCAAGATTGATCGCAACCGAATCAAAATGAGGGTGATGCTGTGAAAATGATCTGAATTGTTCCTTGTGCTGCTGTAAAATTTGCGCCAAATGGTCAGATTTTGCCACTTCCTGTTGCATAACATATATAGTTTCGATGTGGTAGAAATTAATCACCCCAATGAATACCAAAACCACACAAAATCCTCCAAAAACCCCTAAAAACAATCGTTTCATCTACACCAGTAATACTTTGCAAAGGTGTACACCACGTGTTGTTTCAGCTTGAACTTGCTGTGAAAACTATGTTAATACACGGTTTTAAATAATACCCACTACGGTAATAGTTGACATTAAAGAGTGTATATTTGAACAAAATAGTGGAAATGAGATTATTATTCATCCTGGCATGCTGCTTACCAACTTTGTCTTTTGCACAATCGATCAAGTATGCACTTAAAATGCCCAAGCCTCAGAATCATTACTTTGAGGTTGAAATGGAACTACGCGACTTTAAAGCAAGCGAATTAACTGTTAAAATGCCTGTTTGGGCGCCGGGCTCTTATTTGGTTCGTGAGTTTTCGCGACACGTCAATTATGTAAAAGCGGTTGATGAAAACAACAAGGAACTGAAAGTAACCAAAACGGCAAAAAACGAATGGAAGATTGCCAAAGGAAAAGCCAAATCAGTAAAAGTAAACTACGATGTATATGCCTTTGAATTAACGGTACGTACCAGTTTCCTGGATTTGTCGCATGGTTTTGTTTCCGGAAGTAGTGTTTTCTTTTATGTAGCCGGATCTCAGCACCTTTCAGGAACATTGGATGTGTATCCATACAGTTCTTTCAAAACGATCACGACTCCGCTGACCAAATCGGCTGAGAGCGTTCAGGGTGATGCCGCAGCGGAACGTTTTACCTTTACCAATTACGACGAACTGGTCGACTCACCGATTGAAATCGGAAATCACGAGCTGTTCTATTTTCAAACTGGAGGAACTCACCACCAGGTTGCATTGTATGGCCTTGCCAATTACGACATGGAACAACTGAAAGTGGACATGGAAAAAATCACGGCTGCGGCTACGGATGTTTTCGGTCAGAATCCATGTAAGGAATACACGTTTATCATTCACAATGTCATTAATGGACAAGGCGGTTTGGAACATGCAAATGCGTGTGTGTTGAGTGTTAATCGCTGGACATACGCACCTACCGAATACAATAATTTTCTCTCGCTAGTGGCGCATGAGTATTTTCACTTGTGGAATGTAAAGCGCATCAGGCCGATTGAATTGGGGCCGTTTAATTACGACGAAGAAAATTACACGACACTTTTATGGGTAATGGAAGGATTTACTTCTTATTACGATGAATTATTGATGGTGAGAGCCGGTTATTATTCCAAAGAAGATTACCTGCGCAAATTGCAGGGCACGATCAATTATGTGGAAGGCTCAACCGGTTCGCGTGTGCAATCGCTAGCGCATGCCAGTTTCGATGCGTGGATCAAGGCGTATCGTCCGAACGAAAACAGTGGCAATACAACCATGACCTATTATTCGCGCGGAGCGATGCTGGCATCTTTACTTGATGTGATGATCATTGATAAATTCGAGGCCAAGAAATGCCTCGACCATTTTATGCGTTACCTCTACGATGAATTTTACGTGAAGAAAAAGCGTGGTTTTACCGAAGTAGAGTTTCAGCAAGCATTGGAAACGTTTATGGGCGAAGATATGGATGCGTTTTTCAACGATCATGTTTACGGAACAAAAATTCCTGACTTTAAATCCGTTTTCAGTAAAGTTGCCGTGAACGTTGTTTATACCGGAAAACCTGCTGCTTCATTCGGGGCTTCGGTAGCACAGGAAGGTGGTAAAACCATTGTGAAATCGATTCGTTCGGGTTCTACAGCTGAAGAAGCAGGAATCAGCGTGGGTGATGAGGTAATTGCCTGTAACGGAATTCGTGTTGATCAGAAAACTTTCGACAATTTTGTAGCCAGCCTGGTTACTGGTGAATACATTGAACTGATAGTTGCAAGAGAAGAAATCGTTTTGAATTTACAAGCCAAAATGACCACTTACGAACGACCGGGTTTCCGTTTCGAAACCATGATGCCTTCCAACGAGAAGTTTTATTACTGGCTGAGGTCATTGCATTAAAAGCGCAATAAAATTTAAATAGCAAAAAAGGCACGGATTGATTTCCGTGCCTTTTTCAATATGTCTTGTAGAATTCCCGTCTCGGCTAGCCGAGACATTTTTTCTTTCCCACGAATTCACAAATTTTTTGCGTGCCTAACGGACACGCTTTACGTATAGGCGAGTGCGTTAGCCGAGCTGTAATTCGTGCATTCGTGGGAAACCTTTGTCGCTTCTCATTCGCCGTAGCGGATGAGAATTATTTAATTGCCCCAACGCATAATTTCATACGAATGATACGCTTAGCAGCTGCGTCAACCTGCGCTTTGAATGCACCGTCGGAGCGGTATTTCTTTAAGATGTCGGAGTGCGCTTTTGCTGCATCAAGTGGCATTAAAACAATGTCGCAGCCTGCTTCAACAGCTTTTACGTTGCAACCAGGAATGGCAGTTACCCCCCCCATATTCATGGCATCTGTTACGATCAATCCTTTAAAACCCATTTCGGTGCGCAACAGGTCGGTCACGATCACTTTTGAAGTTGTTGAAGGAAGTCCATTGGTGCTGTACTTCGGATTGTTGGCAACAGCCAAATGACCGATCATGATCGATAAAACGCCATCAGCAATCAGTTTCGGGTAATTTCCGATTTCTTTGAGTTCACCGTCAATCACCTGAAGTGATTTGTGCGTATCACCTGAAACGAGTCCATGTCCGGGGAAATGCTTCGCCGTAGCAATGATTCCTTGTTTTTGAGTCGCCTGGATAAACGCATTCGACCATGGAATGATATTAGCCGGAACGGCTCCGAAACTTCTGAAACCAACCGTTTTGTTGGGCGACATATCTACCACCGGTGAAAAGTTGTAGTTGATACCGATATCTTTCAGATCAAATGAAATCGTATCCGCATATGCGCTGACTTCTTCAACGGTTTTCATTTCATTGGCTTTTTTCACCGGATGTGATCCTTTGATTTTGCGGTTGACCAAACTAGGTTCGGCATCGGCGCTGTATAAAAATCCCGGATTTCCCAATGTTATATTCATTGTGTTAAAATCAGAAATCCATTTCGTGAATTCAGCCTTGGTTCCATTTAGCATCAATACACCACCAATCTGGCGTTTATTGATGTGTTTTTTAATCGTAGACAATGTTTGTCCGTATTCACCCACAGCCGGCATAATCAATTGTGCAACAATGGCCGTATCATCCAGCGAAGCGAAAATAGAATCAACATCTTTGTTCAATTGTTCGTTTTCAGACAAGTAATCAGCCAGCTCATAAGATCGTTCAATCTTAGGTAATTGCGGAACTTTACGTTCGGGAACCGTTTGATCGGGCTGTGCGCTCTGTCCGCAAGCCAATAACAGTAATGCTGCTCCGGAGGTGATGGCGATGAGTTGTTTCATTTTCCAAATACTTTATCTAAATAATTTCCAAAATTAATGGCTTTAAAGGCACTTCCGCGAGGCAGGCGAAAAGACTTTTGCACAACCTGCCTGTCAACAATCATTCCATAACCCATCAACGGTTCGTTCAAAACACCTGCCGTAAGTTGTTTCATTGTTCCGAAACGCAGATCATAACACCAAATAGTGTCGTTGGTTTGTTCGAGTGCGCAATAGTCATTGGTAATGTAACGTAGTTGTTCACTGCGGTTTTTGTCTTTCCATTTCATTTGCCCAAACAATTCATGGTTTTTAGGAATCACCTGAATATCATCGGGATCAAAATCAGCGAAAATTGATTTGTAACCAACATAATAGTTTTTTGAATCCTCACTCACCATTTGCCAGTAAAAAGAGGTAAGCGGCATGGGAGTTACCATCGAATTTTTTACATGGTGATTTCCTTCCTGAAAATAGCCCGGAGCCTGACTGAGTAATATCAATTTCACCACAACTCCCCAAAGCAAATAACCACTCGACCAGATGATTCCCGCCCAATTCCATTTTGAACGCCTTGGATTGGTACGTTTTGTAAACAAAGCGATCAATAGCAAGATCATAAAAGGAACTGTGTAAAGCGGATCGATTACAAAAACGGTGTTGAAGGTAATTCGCGGATCGAATGGCCACAAAAATTGCGTTCCGTAATTGGTAAATATGTCCAGCATCGGGTGTGTTACTATTGCCAGTGTCCAAAGCCAAATCCAGGTTTTCTGTTCGTAGCGTTGTTTGTACAATTTAGCAAACAACCAGCCCAAAAGTGGCCCGAAAAGCGCAGCAAATAACAACGAATGTGAAAAACCACGGTGAACGAGCGCGGCATCGAACGGATGATATAGCGACATGAAAAGAACATCCAAATCCGGCAGTGTTCCACCCACAGCACCCCAAAGTGCCGCTTTTGCGCCCATTTTTCTACCTGCAACCGCTTCACCAACGGCAGCACCCAATACAATTTGTGTGAGAGAGTCCATTTTTTCGTTTTATTCCCGGAAAACCGGACTAAAATTGAGTGTTGAAAAGTACGGTTTTTTTGAGGGAAAAAGTTGTTGATTGTATCTGATGACCTCAACTTTTTTAGTATCTTAAGATTGGAAAATCGAAAATATGTTGAAAAATTCAAACGCAATAACAAGCTGGGCCGAGGAAGATCGCCCTCGTGAAAAAATGATATCGAAAGGCAAAAATGCTTTATCTGATGCGGAATTGCTGGCCATTCTGATTGGCACTGGGTCAGGAAATAACACCGCTGTTGATTTAGGAAGAAACCTGCTGCAATTGTGCAATGGCGATCTTTATGAATTGGGGAGATTGCGTTTACCCCAAATGTGTTCTGTAAAAGGAATCGGCCCTACAAAAGCCATAAAACTCATGGCCGCTTTAGAATTGGGCAGGAGAAGGAAAGAGCAGCAGGCAGCAAAAAAGCAACAGATAATTTCGTCAGCGGATGGTTATAACCTTGTTAAACCTTATTATTCAGATTTGGATCATGAAGAGTTCCACATCATTTTACTCAATCGCTCCAATGGCCTGCTGGGAGTACGTCAAATTTCAAAAGGTGGTTTGGCCGGAACGTACGTTGATCCTAAGATTATTTTTAAGATGGCAATCGATGCGGGAGCTTCCGGTATTATGCTGACTCACAATCATCCCAGTGGTAACAACAGCCCGAGTAACAGTGATCACGAACTCACACGAAGAATCGTGCAATTTGGCAAGCTCATTGAAATGCCCGTAATGGATCACATCATTATTACCGATAATGGTTACTTTAGCTTCTCAGATAACGGATTATTGTGATGAAAAAAATAATGACGATCATTGGTGCTCGTCCTCAAATCATTAAAGCTGCAGCGATTAGCAGAGCTTTAGAGAAATTTTACGCGAATGAAATAGAAGAGCTGATCGTGCATACCGGCCAGCACTACGATGAAAATATGTCAGCTGTTTTTTTTGAAGAATTGGGCATTCCGAAACCGTTTGCACAGTTGAGTATCGGGAGTAGTTCTCATGGTGATCAGACCGGGGCTATGATGCGCGATTTGGAAAGTTTGATGATCAATCATTCACCCGATGCCGTAATCGTTTACGGAGATACCAATTCTACACTGGCCGGTTCGCTGGCAGCATCGAAGATCGGCATTCCGGTAGTTCACATTGAAGCCGGACTGCGTAGTTTTAATAAAGCAATGCCCGAAGAGATCAACCGGATCATGACTGATCATGTTTCTACGTTGTTGTTTTCACCAACGAAACAAGGAATCAGTAACCTGCAACGCGAAGGATTTTCAATGGATTTGAGTGGACATGCTACCATTGATTCTCCAAAAACATATCATTGCGGGGATATCATGCATGATAATAGCCTGCATTTCTCCAAACTGGCCGAACGGCAATCAACTTTGTTGGAACAAATCGGTTGTAAAGGTAAATCTTTCATACTCGCGACTGTTCACCGAAATACCAATACGGATGATCCGAAACGATTACAGGCGATTTTCAGAGGATTGTTAACCGTTGCTCAAACTCATCGGCAGGATATCGTTTTGCCGTTGCATCCGCGCACACGTAAATACCTGGAGCAAACGGCCGATCCTGCTTTTTTAAAACAACTTTCCGCAGAACCGGGAATTCATCTAATTGATCCGGTTGGCTTTTTGGATATGATCGCACTCGAACAGCAAGCTTCATTAGTAGTAACCGACAGTGGTGGTGTGCAGAAAGAAGCTTATTTTTTCCGAAAACCTTGTATCGTTTTGCGCGAAGAAACTGAGTGGGTCGAGCTGATTGAAACCGGAGCGGCCGTATTGACCGGAGCGGACGAAGTACGGCTGATTGCAGCTGCGAACCGTTTCCTGGAACAACCTCCTGTCTCATTCCCGGAAATATTCGGTGGTGGAACTGCTTCTGAATTTATTTGTAAAACCATTTCGGAAGAATTGTTTCAATGATAGTTTTTGTAGATCAGGTCACCGAGCGTTTGCAATACACCTTTGATTTTGTATTCAAACAACATGGTCTGCGCTATGAACTTACCAATGATTTATCGGTTTTTACAACGTCAACAGAAGATAAATTCAGTTATTCGGATTATCCGTTTGAAGGAATTCAGGTTTTAAGTCCGTCATCTTTGCTTTTTGATGAGGTAATTAATCCCCATTTGGCGATCACAAAAAGCGAATGGCAAACGACCAAATGCTTAGCAATTGATGGAAAAACAGATCCGTTTGCGTCAGTTTTTTATGTGATTAGCCGCTATGAAGAATATACCAATCCCAAACGCGACAAACACGAGCGTTTTCAGGCATCTGAAAGCTTATTATTTCAATTCGGCTGGTTGCAGCAACAGATAGTTGAACATTGGGTGAAAGCCATTGTAACGCATTTTTTTCCCGAGAAATTGGCTGATTTAGCGTCGGGAAGAATGATTACAGCAATGCCGTCGTTTGACATCGATAATACGTTTGCTTTCAAATGGAAAGATGGTTGGCGAAAGTGGTTTTCCATGGCCAAAGATGCATTCAACCGAAATAAAGAGCGATCCACGCTTCGGAGAATGGTGCTTTCCGGACAACAACAAGATCCTTATGACACCTTTGATCTTATTCAGAAATGCGCAGAACGCTTTGATCAAACGCGCGTTTTTTGGCTCTTGGGAGACATCGGTGAATTTGACCGCAATATTACCTGGAGAGATCCGCGTCATCAGCGACTGATCCGAACGATTGAAACTGTCGCCCGTA
Encoded proteins:
- a CDS encoding UDP-N-acetylglucosamine 2-epimerase (non-hydrolyzing) — translated: MKKIMTIIGARPQIIKAAAISRALEKFYANEIEELIVHTGQHYDENMSAVFFEELGIPKPFAQLSIGSSSHGDQTGAMMRDLESLMINHSPDAVIVYGDTNSTLAGSLAASKIGIPVVHIEAGLRSFNKAMPEEINRIMTDHVSTLLFSPTKQGISNLQREGFSMDLSGHATIDSPKTYHCGDIMHDNSLHFSKLAERQSTLLEQIGCKGKSFILATVHRNTNTDDPKRLQAIFRGLLTVAQTHRQDIVLPLHPRTRKYLEQTADPAFLKQLSAEPGIHLIDPVGFLDMIALEQQASLVVTDSGGVQKEAYFFRKPCIVLREETEWVELIETGAAVLTGADEVRLIAAANRFLEQPPVSFPEIFGGGTASEFICKTISEELFQ